TTTTTTCTATTTCCTGTTTAAGAAGAGGTGTTTTTAGATCTTTTTGTGATGTAAGTAGAAGTCCATTTTTTATGTCTTTATTGTCGCTAAAATCAATGCCAAACATTTCAAAACATTCCCTCTCTCCCCAGTTGGCGTTTGGATATATTGAAGTTATGCTGGTAAATGTAGCAGGTAAGTTTTTCTTAAATTGAAATGAAAATAAACAACCGTCTATATCATATAGATTTTCTAAAATTATTGTTCTTTCATCTTGAAGATCTAAAAATGCATTTACTAAGACTAATCTTGCGTTAATCGATCTCATCATAATAGCAACTTCTAAAGGAGTTTGGTCTTTAATAGTGTTTCTATAAACGCCTTTATCTAAGGTACAGGAATTTTTGATTTTTTCAAATATAATGCTTAAATTTTGTTTACCCATAAGAATTTTTTCGCCCCTTGTTAAAATTTATTTAAAAAAATAATTTTTTATAGCTATCCCCTTAAAAAAATTATACAATAAAAAATACTTATTATTTAATAAATTAAATTTACTAATTTTTTAGACAATTCTAAATTTTCTTAATGTTGCAAAGGATTATGCTTTTAAGTTAATTCTTCTAAAATCCATAAATAGCTGTAAGTTAAATTAAATGAATTTAAAAATCGAAGAAGATATAACTGGCAAGGTAGGTATCCAGAAGAAAAGCTTTTTTTAAATTAAAAGGATTATTGAGAATTTAAAAGTTGTGAATGAAGTTATGTTATATATTGGCTATTATGAAACAGCTAATGTTGTAAAAAAAAAGCTTTTAAAGAGAATATATTAATAAAAAATCTATTTTCAACGGGGGACATTTGAAAGAAGATGAATATGACAAACTTTTCGCTTTAGATAAGTTTATTAGATTAAAGTAAATATTTAGGGTGCAAAAAAATTCGCACCCTCACAGATTTATTGCAGTTCTATTCCTTTTGTTTCTGGTAAGAAGAATATTAAAATTGCGCCAAGAAAAAAGAAAAGAGAGGTAATGGTGAGAGATACTCCAAGACCATAACTAATAGCAAAAAATCCAACAACTGTAGGAGCAAAAGCGCTTAGCGCTCTTCCTGTGTTATATGTAAAACCTACACCCGCGCCTCTTGCTTTTGTGGGAAACAGTTCAGATATGAATGCTCCAAATCCACTGAAATATCCTGAACCAAAG
Above is a genomic segment from Thermodesulfobium narugense DSM 14796 containing:
- a CDS encoding NADH-quinone oxidoreductase subunit C codes for the protein MGKQNLSIIFEKIKNSCTLDKGVYRNTIKDQTPLEVAIMMRSINARLVLVNAFLDLQDERTIILENLYDIDGCLFSFQFKKNLPATFTSITSIYPNANWGERECFEMFGIDFSDNKDIKNGLLLTSQKDLKTPLLKQEIEKILIRKNKVQEDKIV